In Acidimicrobiales bacterium, the genomic window GCGGTCGCGGAGGAGCTGGGGTTCTACCGCGACGAGGGGATCGAGCTGTCGATCGAGTACCCCGGCAACTCGATCCGCGCCCTGCAGACCCTGGTGGGCGGCACGGGGACCATCGCGTCGGCGGACTCGTTCGCGCTCCTGGTGGCGGTGGCCGAGGAGCTCGACTTCAGGTCGGTCTACCTCGGCGCCCGGGGGTATGCCTTCGGCTTCGCCGTCAACGGCAGCAGCCCCATCGAGGAGTGGTCGGAGGAGACCGTTCGAGGGGCCCGGATCGGCATCACCGACTTCGCCGGCGGCGAGGTGCCCGTGCTCCGGGGTGCGCTGGCCCGCATGGGCCTCGCCGAGGGCGAGGACGGCCTCGAGCTCGTCGCGATCGGAGCCGGCGGTCCCGAGACGGCGGACGCCATCGAATCGGGTGACGTCGACATCGTCGCGGCATCGATCTTCGACTTCGAGATCTTCCGGGCGGCCGGCGTGGACCTCCGGGTGATCACCCCGGGCTACATCCAGAGCTTCCCCGGCCACGGCTATGCGACGACCCCCGATCTGCTCGAGGGCAACCGAGATGCCCTGGTCCGGCTGTTGCGCGCCAAGGCCAAGGCGACGGTGTTCCTGCGGGCCAACCCCCGAGCCGCCGCGGAGATGGCGATCGCCGCCGCGCCGGCGTCCGCGGAGGGCCTCGACGTCGAGCTCGTCGCCGGGTTCCTCGAAGGCGCCTATGCCGCCGGCAACGCGTTCGCCTTCGAGGAGGGCAACGCCGACTTCCACAGCCTGGGGGTGCAGGACCCCGAGGCGTTCGACGACTTCCAGAAGTTCCTCATCGAGACCGGCAGCGCCGACGACGACGGCACGACCCTGTCGGCCGAGGTGGACGTCGAGTCGATCATCGACAACTCGCTCGTCGAGGAGATCAACGACTTCGACTACGCCGAGATCGAGGCACTGGCGGAGCGCTCGTGACGGGGGAGGTGCGAGGGCGTCGTCTCGCCCAGCTCCTGCTGCTGGTGACGCTCCTCGGGCTCTGGCAGCTCGCCGCGGCGCTCGACGTCGCCAGCGACCGCCTCCTGACGGGCCCCCACGAGGTGGGCAACGCGCTCCTCCTGCTGCTGGGCCGCGGGTACTTCTACGAGAACCTCTGGGCCACGCTCCGGGTGATCGGCCTCGGCATGGGCATCGCCCTGGCCGGCGGCGTCGGCCTGGCCCTGGCCATCGGCATGGTGCCCCTCGTGCGCGACGGCGTCTACCCGTTCGTGGTGGCGCTCAACATCCTGCCCAAGGTCGCGCTGGTGCCGCTCATCACCATCAGCATGGGCTACAGCTACAACTCCCGCATCGTCGTCGTGGTCCTGGCGGCGTTCTTCCCGATGTTCATCAACACCCTGGTCGCGCTGCGGGAGGCCCAGGAACCGCGCGACCGCCTGATGAGATCGCTCGGTGCGACGCGGCGGCAGCGCCTCCGGATGCACGTCCTCCCCGAAGGGGCACCGGTGATCTTCGCCGGGATCAAGCTCAGCCTGACCGTCGCGTTCATATCGGCGATCCTGGCCGAGTTCCTCATCCAACGGGACGGGCTGGCCTACCTGATCACGGCGTTCCGGATCGCGATGAACACCGAGATGATGTACGCGGTCACGGTCGCCGTCGCCGGCCTCGGGATGGTCATGTACCTCGCGGTCGACCGCCTCGAACGGTGGATCGTCCACTGGGAGCCGTCCGATCGACCGACGGAGGTCGGCGCGCATGGCTGACCCCCGCAGCGCCGCGGCCGGTGCGGCCGACGAAGGCGCCGTCGTCCTGGTGGGCCGGGAGCTCGGCAAGACGTTCACCGACCGATCCGGCAGCGAGCTCGTGGCCCTCTCGGCCGTCGATTTCGAGGTCCGGCGGGGCGAGCTCGTCACGTTGGTCGGACCGAGCGGCTGCGGCAAGTCGACGCTGCTCAACCTCGTCGGCGGCCTCCTCGACCGCTCCGGCGGCACCCTGGCCTTCGAGGGCTCGGAGATCGACCGGCCCCGTCCGGAGATCGGGATGATGTTCCAGGCGCCGGTCCTCTTCCCCTGGCGGACGGCTCTCGACAACACCCTCCTGCCGATCGACATCCGCCGGCAGAAGCGGGCGTTGCACAAGGCGCGGGCACTCGACCTGCTCGAGCTGGTCGGGCTGAGCTCCTTCGCCGACAACTACCCGAACGAGCTGTCCGGCGGCATGCAGCAGCGTGTCGCCCTGGCCCGCCTCCTGCTGCAGGACCCCGAGCTCCTGCTGCTGGACGAACCGTTCGGCGCGCTCGACGAGTTCACCCGTGAGGACATGAACCTCATGCTCCTGGACATCTGGGCGTCAACCCGGAAGACCGCGATGCTGGTCACCCACAACATCCAGGAGGCCATCTTCCTGGCGGACCGGGTGTTCGTGATGAGCCCCCGGCCCGGCCGCCTCGTCGAGATCATCAGCGTCGACCTTCCCCGACCCCGGACGATCGCGATGATGCGGGCCCCGGAGTTCCAGGACATGGTCTTCGAGGTCAGGAAGATCCTGGGGGCGCTGTGATCCGTCGGCGTGCCCCACTGGTCATCACCGCCGCGCTGTTCGCCGGCACCTACCTCCTGTGGCACCAGCTCACGGCGTCCGGGACCGTGCACGAGGTCGTCCTCCCCACCCCGGGCTCCGTGGGCGAGAGCATCACGGAGGTCGTGCAGCGGGACACCTTCGCCGAGCACCTGCGGGTGACCGCGACCGAGGTGCTGACGGGCTTCGCGCTGGGATCGATCTCGGCGATCCTCCTCGCTCTCGTCTGTGAGCGCTCTCGCTCGGTGCGGCGCCTCATCACCCCCTACGTGGTGGCGCTCCAGGCGCTTCCCAAGGTCGTCCTCCTCCCGCTGCTGTACGTCTGGTTCGGCGTCGGCTACCGGGCGACGACGGTCATGGTCGTCCTCGTCGTGTTCTTCCCCGTCTACCTGAACACCCTGACCGGGCTCTCCATCGCCGATCCCGACGGCACCCGCCTGCTGAGGTCGCTGGGAGCGACGCCACGCCAGCGCTTCCGCTACCACCAGGTGCCGTCCGCCCTGCCCCTCATCTTCACGGGGCTCAAGACCGCCGTGTACTTCGCCGTCGCGGCCGCGCTCGCCGCCGAGCTCCTCGGAGCGCGCTACGGGCTCGGCTTCCTCATCGCCAACGCCGGCAACTTCCTGCGGATCCCCGACCTCTACGCGACGGTCCTGATCGCCGGGGTGTTCAGCGGGCTCGTCTACCTCACGTTCGAGGTGCTCGACCGAAAGCTCATCTACTGGCGGCCGCGCGACGACCGTCGGTAGCTCACAAGGGGGAACCATGATCAGGTCACGAAGAAGAAGGGGACTGCTGGCGTTCGTCTTCGGCAGCGTCGTGCTCACGTCCGCAGCCGCGCCGGGCGGGGGTGTCGCCGTCGCTGCGGCGCAGACCCCGCAGATCTCCTTCCCCCAGGACGAGGGCCCGCACGGAGCGAACACCGAGTGGTGGTACTTCACGGGGCACCTCAAGGGCATCGACATCCACGGTCGCCCGCACTCGTACGGGTTCGAGTTCACGATGTTCCACCAGGACGTCGCCTTCCCGGACCTCGGTGTGTACGCCGGCCACATGGCGGTCACGGACCTCACCCGAGGCACGTTCATGTTCGAGGAGAAGATCACGGTGCAGCCCGACCCGGTCCTGCCCGACGGGGGGATCGACATCAGCGTCGACGACTGGAACATGAAGGGCCGCAACGGGACGAACCGGGTGACCGGCGCCTTCACCGACGCCAGCTACAGCCTGAACCTCAACCTCAACACGTCGCTGCCCGCCGCCCTGCACGGCGACGGCGGCGTCATCCCCTACGGTCCGCTCGGCGAGTCCTTCTACTACTCGCGCCCCAACCTGAAGGCCTCGGGAGTCGTGATGGACCACGGTGTGCCCGTCCTGGTCACCGGCACCTCGTGGTTCGACCACCAGTGGGGCGACTTCCTGCCGAACCCCGCCGGCTGGGACTGGTTCAGCGTGCAGCTCACCAACGGCACCCAGTACATGATCTACCTGATCAAGGACGGTGACGGTCAGATCGTCGAGAAGGTGGGCACCCTGGTGCGATCCAACGGGTCCACGCAGGCACTCGACCCGAGCTCGTTGACCGAGACCGTGCTCGGCACCTGGACGAGCCCGGCCAGCGGCGTCACCTACAGCAGCGGATGGCGGCTGACCGTGCCCGGAGGCCACCTGACGATCCAGCCCAAGCTCAAGGACCAGGAGCTACGGGTGGACGTCTCCCCGGCCGGCACCTATTGGGAAGGCGCCAGCACGGTCACCGGCAACGTCAACGGCCGGCCGGTGAGCGGGCAGGCCTACGTCGAGCTCACCCCACCGGGCGTGTTCGGAGGCTGATCGGCTGCGTGCCCGGCTTCCTTCGGGGAGCCGGGCACGACACCCATGACCGACGACGAGGAGCCCATGGCCGACCGCATCTCCTACCCCGCCCAGCTGGCTGCCCTCGCGGCGGCGAGCCCCGACCGCGTCGCGGTCACGTGCGGGGACGAGCAGGTGTCGCGCCGTCGGCTCGATGCCGCGTCCAACCGTCTCGCCCACGACCTCCGAGCCCGGGGCGTAGGCCCGGGCGACATGGTGACCATCGGGCTGCCGAACTCGGTCGCCTGGTTCGTGGCGGTGGCGGCGACGTGGAAGCTCGGCGCGGTCCCCCAGCCGGTCTCCGCCCAGCTGCCGGCGCGGGAGCTGGAGGCGATCGTCGACCTGGCCGACTCCCGGGTGGTCCTGGGCGCGGAGCCGGGGACGTTCGGCGGGCGGGCCTGCCTCCCGGTGGGCTACGCGCCCGACCCGTCCGTCGGCGACACCGCCCTGCCCGACGCCGTCTCGCCGGCCTGGAAGGCCCCCACCTCGGGTGGCTCCACCGGCCGCCCGAAGGTCATCGTCTCCGGGGACCCGGCCACGCTCGACCCGGATGCGCCGTCCCTCGTCGGCTTCCGCCCCGACGGTTGCCTGGTGATGCCTGGCCCGCTCTACCACAACGGTCCGCTCGTATGGGCGTGCGACGCGCTGCTCTCCGGAGCCCACGTGGTGGTCCTGCCGCGCTTCGACGCCGAGGCGACGCTCGCGGCCATCGAGGAGCACCGCGCCGACGTCGTCTACCTCGTGCCCACGATGATGAAGCGGATCTGGCGGCTGCCCACCGACGTGCGCCTGGGCTACGACCTCTCGTCGCTGCAGGTCGCGTGGCACCTCGCCGAACCGTGCCCGCCGTGGCTCAAGGAAGCCTGGATCGACTGGCTGGGGCCGGAGCGCATCTGGGAGCTCTACGCCGGCGCCGAAGGGCAGGCCGGCACGGTCATCACCGGGAACGAGTGGCTGGAGCACCGGGGGTCGGTGGGCCGGCCCGCCGAGGGCACGGTGCAGGTCACCGACGCCGACGGCCACGAGCTGCCCGCCGGAGAGGAGGGCGAGGTGTGGCTCCGATCCGTCGGACGGGCCACGCCCACCTACCACTACCTCGGCGCAGAGGCCCGCGCCCGGGACGGCGGCTGGGAGTCGCTGGGCGACGTCGGGTGGGTCGACGCCGACGGCTACCTCTACCTGGGGGATCGCCTCACCGACATGATCCTGTCGGGCGGCGTCAACGTCTACCCCGCCGAGGTCGAGTCCGCCCTGCAGGAGCACCCCGGTGTCCGCTCGTGCGCGGTCGTCGGCCTGCCCGACGACGACTTCGGCAACGCCGTGCACGCCATCGTCGAGCCCGAGGGCGATGGCGACGACCTCGACATCCCGGAGCTGCTCGCCTTCCTCGGCGAGCGACTCGTCCGCTACAAGGTTCCCCGTTCCGTGGAGCTCGTCCACGAACCCCTCCGCAACGACGCCGGCAAGGTCCGCCGCACCGCCCTGCGTGCCGAGCGGCTCCCGCGCTGACTAGCGGCTCGCTAGCAGGCGGCTAGCAGCGGAGGGTCACCATGCGCATCGACGAGATGGGCCACCCGCCGGGGGCCTGTCCTGATGAGCTTGGAGACGTCCTCATGATCAAACGCATGGTGACCATGGCCGGGATCGGCATGGTCCTGTCGATGGCCTTCGCCACGTCGGCGAGCGCCCACACCATCGGTCTCTACCACGGGGCCGATTCCGGGGCCGTGGTGCGCCACAACGAGGTCGCGGTGTTGGACAACGAGTGCGACGGCAACACCGTGTTCGTCCAGTACGACGTGTCGACCATCGGTGGCACGGTTCGCTACAGCCTGTACGACAGCAACGGCTGCAACAACTCGGGAAGCACCCGCAACCACTATCCGCAGCAGGTCACGGTGGCCCGGATATGTGAGACGAACGTCGGCTGCTCCCCCTGGAAGTACACCTGACCCCTGAGGTCGAACACCGTCGAGTCCCCGCCGCCGCCGGGGACTCGACGGTCAGGGTCGCCGCCACCCAACACGGGTGAGGACACGCCAAGATGAGAGGGTTCTCATCTCTGGCTCATCCGATCGCAGTGTGGACCCGGCAGAGTGCTGGGGTGGTCTCCCGGGCACAGGCAGTGACGTTGGCCGTCGCCGCGGCGGTCGGCGCCCTCGTGGCGACGCTGCTGCTCCAAGGCGACGACGGGCCGGAGCCCCCGGCACCGATCGTCGTGGAGGGCACCGGGACCACCGGCACCACCACCACGACCGGTAACTCCGGCACCCCCGGGGCCACCACCACGACGACGACTGCGCCGGCGATCGTGCCGCCACCGACGGTCGGAC contains:
- a CDS encoding ABC transporter substrate-binding protein codes for the protein MAADPRLGGGVVAGGRVSRRTLLAWSSAGVVGVLGGGLLAACGGDDEAENPIAPDDEGSSSGGGSTARVVELLSTPGPTFTNGPGAVAEELGFYRDEGIELSIEYPGNSIRALQTLVGGTGTIASADSFALLVAVAEELDFRSVYLGARGYAFGFAVNGSSPIEEWSEETVRGARIGITDFAGGEVPVLRGALARMGLAEGEDGLELVAIGAGGPETADAIESGDVDIVAASIFDFEIFRAAGVDLRVITPGYIQSFPGHGYATTPDLLEGNRDALVRLLRAKAKATVFLRANPRAAAEMAIAAAPASAEGLDVELVAGFLEGAYAAGNAFAFEEGNADFHSLGVQDPEAFDDFQKFLIETGSADDDGTTLSAEVDVESIIDNSLVEEINDFDYAEIEALAERS
- a CDS encoding ABC transporter permease; this translates as MTGEVRGRRLAQLLLLVTLLGLWQLAAALDVASDRLLTGPHEVGNALLLLLGRGYFYENLWATLRVIGLGMGIALAGGVGLALAIGMVPLVRDGVYPFVVALNILPKVALVPLITISMGYSYNSRIVVVVLAAFFPMFINTLVALREAQEPRDRLMRSLGATRRQRLRMHVLPEGAPVIFAGIKLSLTVAFISAILAEFLIQRDGLAYLITAFRIAMNTEMMYAVTVAVAGLGMVMYLAVDRLERWIVHWEPSDRPTEVGAHG
- a CDS encoding ABC transporter ATP-binding protein: MADPRSAAAGAADEGAVVLVGRELGKTFTDRSGSELVALSAVDFEVRRGELVTLVGPSGCGKSTLLNLVGGLLDRSGGTLAFEGSEIDRPRPEIGMMFQAPVLFPWRTALDNTLLPIDIRRQKRALHKARALDLLELVGLSSFADNYPNELSGGMQQRVALARLLLQDPELLLLDEPFGALDEFTREDMNLMLLDIWASTRKTAMLVTHNIQEAIFLADRVFVMSPRPGRLVEIISVDLPRPRTIAMMRAPEFQDMVFEVRKILGAL
- a CDS encoding ABC transporter permease, which gives rise to MIRRRAPLVITAALFAGTYLLWHQLTASGTVHEVVLPTPGSVGESITEVVQRDTFAEHLRVTATEVLTGFALGSISAILLALVCERSRSVRRLITPYVVALQALPKVVLLPLLYVWFGVGYRATTVMVVLVVFFPVYLNTLTGLSIADPDGTRLLRSLGATPRQRFRYHQVPSALPLIFTGLKTAVYFAVAAALAAELLGARYGLGFLIANAGNFLRIPDLYATVLIAGVFSGLVYLTFEVLDRKLIYWRPRDDRR
- a CDS encoding lipocalin family protein: MIRSRRRRGLLAFVFGSVVLTSAAAPGGGVAVAAAQTPQISFPQDEGPHGANTEWWYFTGHLKGIDIHGRPHSYGFEFTMFHQDVAFPDLGVYAGHMAVTDLTRGTFMFEEKITVQPDPVLPDGGIDISVDDWNMKGRNGTNRVTGAFTDASYSLNLNLNTSLPAALHGDGGVIPYGPLGESFYYSRPNLKASGVVMDHGVPVLVTGTSWFDHQWGDFLPNPAGWDWFSVQLTNGTQYMIYLIKDGDGQIVEKVGTLVRSNGSTQALDPSSLTETVLGTWTSPASGVTYSSGWRLTVPGGHLTIQPKLKDQELRVDVSPAGTYWEGASTVTGNVNGRPVSGQAYVELTPPGVFGG
- a CDS encoding AMP-binding protein, whose protein sequence is MTDDEEPMADRISYPAQLAALAAASPDRVAVTCGDEQVSRRRLDAASNRLAHDLRARGVGPGDMVTIGLPNSVAWFVAVAATWKLGAVPQPVSAQLPARELEAIVDLADSRVVLGAEPGTFGGRACLPVGYAPDPSVGDTALPDAVSPAWKAPTSGGSTGRPKVIVSGDPATLDPDAPSLVGFRPDGCLVMPGPLYHNGPLVWACDALLSGAHVVVLPRFDAEATLAAIEEHRADVVYLVPTMMKRIWRLPTDVRLGYDLSSLQVAWHLAEPCPPWLKEAWIDWLGPERIWELYAGAEGQAGTVITGNEWLEHRGSVGRPAEGTVQVTDADGHELPAGEEGEVWLRSVGRATPTYHYLGAEARARDGGWESLGDVGWVDADGYLYLGDRLTDMILSGGVNVYPAEVESALQEHPGVRSCAVVGLPDDDFGNAVHAIVEPEGDGDDLDIPELLAFLGERLVRYKVPRSVELVHEPLRNDAGKVRRTALRAERLPR